GACCGGCCGTCCCCGTCGCCACGGACGCCAGGATCACACCGAGGGCGACCAGCCCCAGCCGTACCCGTCCCAGCCGCACCCCGAGCGCCGTCGCGGTGTCGTCGTCCAGCGAGACGGTGCGCTGGGCACGGGCGGCCCACAAGGCGGCGGGCAGCAGGATCAGCAGCGTCCAGCCGATCGGCGCGGCCTCGGACCAGCCGCGGCCGTTGAGCGAGCCGGTCATCCAGATCTGCGCCTGCTGGGCGACCAGATAGTCGCCCTTCGTCAGGAACAGCGTGGTGACCGACCGCAGCGCGATGGCGAAGCCGATGCCGATGAGGACGAAGCGGGTGGCGTGCAGCCCGCCGCGCCAGGCGAAGACGTACACGAGGGCCGCCGCGGCCACTCCGCCGATGACGGAGAGATACGGCAGCACGGTGTACGAGGTGACGCCGAACGTCATCGCGCCGACCGTGAGCGCACCTGCCCCCTGGCTGATGCCGATGATGTCGGGGCTGGCCAGCGGGTTGCGGGCGACGGTCTGGATCAGCGCACCGGCGATCCCGAACGCCGCGCCGACCAGCAGCCCCACGACCATCCGCGGCAGCCGCAGCGTGCCGACCACCAGCTCGTCGGGGGACGGCTGCCCCAGGATCACCTTCACGACCTCGCCGGGCGCGACGAAGCTCTCGCCGACGCAGAGGTACGCGACACAGACGGCGGCCAGCAGCACGACGAGGACGGCGGCGACGACGGCCGCCCGCCGGTGCAGCAGGAACCGGCCCCGCGCCCCGATCCGCAGGACGTGGTACCCGGAGGGCCGCACCCGCAGCGTGGTGTCGCTCATGCGGGCACCGCCTTCCGGCGTACCAGGGTGACCAGGAAGGGAACCCCGATCAGCGCCGTCATCACGCCCGCCGGGACCTCGCTCGGCGGGAAGACGATGCGGCCGATGACATCGGAGACCAGCAGCATGACGGGCCCGATCAGCGCCGCCATCGGCAGCACCCAGCGGTGGTCGCCGCCGACGATCGCGCGGGCGATGTGCGGGACGGCGAGCCCGATGAACGCGATCGGCCCGGCCGCTGCTACGCCGACACCGGTCAGCACGGTGGCCCCGACGCCGCCGACGATCCGTACCGTCGCGACCTTCTGTCCGAGCCCCTTCGCCACGTCCTCGCCGAGCGCCAGCGCGTCGAGCCCGCGGGCGACGGACAGTACGAGCACGGTCCCGATCAGCACGAACGGCCAGATCTGCTGGGCCACATCGGCCTCGCGCCCGGCGATCGAGCCGACCTGCCAGAAGCGGAACTCGTCCAGCGCGGACGCCTTGGTCGTCAGCACCGCCATCGTCACCGACACCAGCAGCGCGTTGATCGCCGCGCCGCCGAGGGCGAGCTTCACGGGGGTGGCGCCCCCGCGCCCGCTCGATGCGATCGCGTACACGGCGACGGAGGCGATCGCCGCCCCCGCGAACCCGAACCACACGTACCCCGTCAGGGTGTGGACTCCGGCGTACGCGATGGCCAGCACCACACCCACCGAGGCGCCCTGGCTGATGCCGAGGATGCCGGGGTCGGCGATGGGGTTACGGGTGATGCCCTGGAGCACCGTGCCCGCGAGGGCCAGTGCCGCGCCGACCATCAGCCCGATCAGGGTGCGCGGCACCCGCATGTTCCGGATGACTTCGGCGGCGTCGGAGTGCCCGCCGTGCAGCAGGGCGTCGATCACCTCGGACGGGGGTATGGAGCGGGCCCCCACGGCGAGGCTGAGAAGTATCGCCACCAGCAGCGCCGCGACGGCCGCCGCCGTCGCGAGTGCGCGTCTGGGGCGGCGTGGTGCGGCGGCTGACATCGGACCCAATCGAGAGCGAAGCAAAGTTAGGCTCGGCTAAGTCTAAGCACCGGCGTTGCGGGGCCCCGGGCCCCGGGGCCGTATCCGGGTGGGTCCGGCGTCCGGCCCCGCGACAATGGATCCCATGCCTGCGCACTCACTGACGGTCGGCTTCGACCTCGACATGACGCTCATCGACTCCCGGCCCGGTATCAAGGCCGCCTACCTGGCACTTTCCGCCGAGACGGGCACGCCGATCGACGCGGATCTGGTGGTGAGCAGGCTCGGGCCACCGGTCGACCACGAGCTGCGGAACTGGTTTCCGGCCGATGCGGTGGCCGCGACCGCCGACCGCTACCGGGAGATCTATCCCACACACGCCATCGTGCCGAGCCCGGCACTGCCGGGTGCGCGGGAGTCGATCGCGGCGATCCGTGAGCGGGGCGGCCGGGTGATCGTCGTCACCGCGAAGAACGGGCCGAGCGCGGAGCTCCACCTGGCGCACCTCGGGATCGAGTCCGACGCGGTGATCGGCGGCCTGTGGGCGGAGGCGAAGGGGGTGGCGCTGCGGGAGCACGGGGCGGATGTGTACGTGGGCGACCACACCGGCGACGTACGCGGCGCCCGCACGGCCGGGGCGCTGTCGGTGGCGGTCACCACGGGACCGTGCGACGCGGAGGAGCTGCGGGCGGCGGGGGCGGATGTCGTCCTGTCGACGCTGACGGAGTTCCCGTCGTGGCTGAACGGGTACGTGCAGGCAAAATCGAGCCCGTCCGGCGTCTGAGGACGGAGCGGCCGCCGGACGAGCCCGGTGTCACCGCTTCGGCGACCCCGCCCGTACCGACCGCACCACGCCTGCCGCGGCGATCAGGAAGCCCACACCCATCAGCATGCACAGTGACCATGCGATGGACGGAAGCGGACGGGTTCCGAGGAACAGCGGGGCCACCGTGGCCAGCGTGGCCAGTGCTCCGAGGAAGAAGACGATCGCGCCGATCCGGACGAGCCGGTCACCTGCGCCAGAGGGAGAAGTACTCACCCCGCCAGGGTAGTTCCCGCCCGTTTCCGGACACAGTCCGGATGACCAGGCTTGACGAGGGGTACTTCACCTGGGGAGGCTTCTGCCAGCAGGGGAGCACCACCACTGGATAGCCTGACCTGCTGAGGCTTTGTTCCGGCATACGGGTTGAGATGGGGTGCGTACTTTGCCGACTGGCAAGGTCAAATGGTTCAACAGCGAGAAGGGCTTCGGCTTCCTCTCCCGCGATGACGGCGGCGACGTCTTCGTGCACTCCTCCGTGCTTCCCGACGGTGTCGACGCACTCAAGCCCGGCCAGCGCGTCGAATTCGGTGTCGTCGCAGGTCAGCGGGGAGATCAGGCACTGTCGGTGGTGATCTTGGACCCGACCCCGTCCGTCGCGGCCGCCCAGCGCCGCAAGCCGGACGAGCTCGCGTCCATCGTGCAGGACCTGACCACCCTGCTGGAGAACATCACGCCGATGCTGGAGCGCGGCCGCTACCCCGACAAGGCGGCAGGCAAGAAGATCGGCGGCCTGCTGCGCGCGGTCGCCGACCAGCTCGACGTGTGACCTGCGCGAAAAGCGAAAGCGGCAGGCGAAAGCCGTAAGCGGAAGCGGAAATCAGACGAACGACAGTGCGTCGGGGCCGAGGGGCGGTACCAGCCCCTCGGCCGCCGCGCGGGTCAGCAGTCCGCGGATCGCCGCGTAACCGTCCTCGCCGAGGTCGGCGGTGAACTCGTTGACGTACAGCCCGATGTGCTGGTCCGCCACGGCCGGGTCCATCTCCTGCGCGTGCTCCAGGACGTAGGGCCGTGACGCCTCCGGGTCGTCCCAGGCCATCCGTACCGAGGTGCGCACCGACTCGGCGAGCAGCTTCAGCGTGTCCGCTCCCAGCGAGCGCTTGGCGATGATCGCGCCGAGCGGGATGGGCAGCCCGGTCGTCTCCTCCCAGTGCCGGCCCATGTCGGCGAGGTTGTGCAGCCCGTAGTTCTGGTACGTGAAACGGGCCTCGTGGATGACGAGACCGGCGTCCACCTTCCCGTCGCGCACGGCGGGCATGATCTCGTCGAACGGCATGACGACGATCTCGCCGACCCCGTCCGGCACGACTTCCGCCGCCCAGAGCCGGAACAGCAGATACGCGGTCGAGCGCTCGCTCGGCACGGCGACGGTCTTCCCCGTCAGGTCCGTGCCCGCCTCCTTCGTGAGGACGAGCGGTCCGCAGCCCCGTCCCAGCGCCCCGCCGCACGGCAGCAGCGCGTACTCGTCCAGCACCCAGGGCAGCACCGCGTACGAGACCTTGAGTACGTCGAGTTCGCCGCGCTCGGCCATTTTGTTGGTGATGTCGATGTCGGCGAAGGTGACATCGAGGGCGGGCGCGCCGGGGACCCTTCCGTGCGCCCAGGCGTCGAAGACGAACGTGTCGTTCGGGCAGGGCGAGAAAGCGATGTCCAACGGGCGCGACTGGTTACCAGTTGTGTCGGTCATGGTGGGTCCAACCTTCCAGTACGGGGACGATCTTCCCGAACGCCCCGGTGAGCGCGGCCAGCGCCTCGCCGATGCGCCAGCCGTCCCGGTCGCGCGGGCCGACGGCGTTCGAGATGGCCCGCAGTTCCAGCACCGGTACGGCCGTGCGCTCGGCGGCCTCGGCGACGCCGAAGCCCTCCATGGCCTCGGCGGCCGCCCGCGGGTGCGCGGAGAGCAGGGCGGCGGTGCGCGCGGCGCTGCCGGTCACCGTGGAGACGGTGAGGATCTCGGCGGTGAGCGCACCGGTCGCGGTGGCCACGTCCGCCACCTGCGCGGGCGGTGGCGTGAACCGCTCGCGCCCGAAGCCCAGACCGGTGACGGGCACGAAGCCCTCGGGGGTCTCGGCGCCCAGATCGGCCGCGACGATGCCGCTCGCGACGACGAGCGAGCCGACCGGGGCTTGGGGCGCGAACCCGCCGCCGATCCCGGCAGAGATGACCAGGTCGTACGGTCCGGGGGCGGAGGCGAGGGCGAATGCGGTGGCGGCCGCCGCCGCGGCCGGTCCCACGCCGCCCGCGAGGACGTCGACCACGGCGAAGCCACTGTTGCAGGCCACGCGGTGGACCTGCGAACCGGGCACCTCGTGCCCGGCGGGACCGGACACCTCCCCGAAAGCACGCGTGACCGCGTCCCGTTCTGCTGGGACAGCGGTCACGACGAGCACACGCACGGGGGAATCCTCCGAGGTCAGGAGGTCAGGAGGTCTTCTTCAGCTCGAAGTGCCAGATGCCCGTGAGCTTCTTGCCCTTGGTCTCCACGATGCTGATCTGCGTCTTGTCCGTGGTCTCGCCGGTCTGGCTGGAGAAGAAGGCGCTGCCCGGGATGGACCGGTAGGTCCTCTTGTACGGCTCCTGCTCGGCCTGCTGACCGTTGATGAACAGCGTCCAGCCGTTGTCCGCGATCTCCGGGTCGACGCCGAAGCGGACCTTGTCGTCCATCGCGACCTTGACGGACTTCTCCGCCTTCTTGTTGAGGCAGCCCTGGATCTCGGACGTCTTGAGGGGCTCGCCGTCGTTGTAGCAGGCCGCCTCGGTGCTCACCGAGTTGCCGCCGACCGTTACGGTCGCGAGCGGCGTCGGCTTGTCGCAGGCGGAGAGGACAAGGAGTCCCGCGGACACGGCACCAAGAGCGACGCCGATTCGGCGGCCCTTACCGGAGAAGAACGCAACGGTCATGGGCCGAAGGCTATCGGTCGCTCCGGCTCACGCCACGCGGGGGTGCGGCGAGCCGCGCCGCGCGGCGCTCAGCAGCCCCCGTACGGACGTGGCGGCACCCAGCGCGAGGATGCCCGCGGCGACCGACATGCCCAGTACGCCGTTGAGGGGGAGGGCGATACCGATGCCGCCGCCGACCACCCAGGCCATCTGGAGCACGGTCTCGGACCGGGCGAACGCGGATGTCCGTACCTCTTCGGGCACGTCGCGCTGGATCATCGCGTCCAGCGAGAGCTTCGACAGGGCCTGGGTGAAACCGGCGGTCGCGCTGAGCGCGGCGACCATGACGGTGCTGAAGAAGAGCGCGGCGAGCACGGCGACGCCCAGGGCCAGGGCCAGCACCGAGGCGACGATCACCTCGGGGCCGCGGGCCCGCAGCCAGGAGCCGACCGCCGTGCCGAGCGCGTTGCCGACACCGGCCGCCACTCCGACGATGCCGAGCGAGACGGCGGCGCTCTGCCCGGCGAGCGGATGCTCGCGCAGCAGGAACGCCAGGAAGAAGATGAGGAAGCCGGAGAGCGCGCGGTGCGCGGTGTTGGCCTGGAGGCCGTTCAGCACGGACGGCCCCACGGACCGCAGCCCCGGCCGCTTCTCACCGTTCCGCTCGCGGGCCTTCGTCTTCCCGTTCGTCCTTCCGCCGGCTTTCCCGTTCCGCTTTGTCTCCGGGCGGGGGGTCGTCACGCCGTGCGGCGTCACCAGGTGGGCCTTCCGCTCGCCCTTCGCGGAGTCGACCTTGTGCGGCAGCGTGAAGGCGAGGACGGTCCCCCCGATGAAGATCACGCACGCGCCGTACAGCGGCCAGGGGGACCCGATGGTGTGCAGCCCCGCCCCGATCGGGGCGGCCACACCGGTCGCCAGGAGCCCGGCCAGGGTGACCCGGGAATTCGCCTTCACCAGGGAGAAGCGGGGTGGCAGCAGGCGCGGTACGACCGCGCTGCGTACGACTCCGTACGCCTTCGAGCAGACCAGGACGCCCAGCGCGGCCGGATACAGCTCCAGGCCGCCGGTGGCGACCGCGCCCGACATGGTGAGCGCCAGCACCGCACGGGCCAGCATCGCAGCGGCCATCGCGGCGCGGCGGCCGTGCGGAAGATGGTCCAGGAGCGGGCCGATCACGGGTGCGAGGAGGGTGAAAGGCGCCATGGTGACGGCGAGGTAGAGGGCGACGCGGCCGCGGGCCTCGTCCGTCGGCACGGAGAAGAACACCGTCGAGGCGAGCGCGATCGTGATCATCACATCGCCCGCGCCGTTCACCGCGTGCAGTTCGATCAGCTTGCCGAGCCCGGATTCCCCGGCGCCGTGGGCGTGCGTCGCCTTCCGGATGCCTTTCGCGGTGCCGGTGAACGGGGTGTGGAGGGCATGACCGATCGTCCGGCCCGTCCTGCGGAGCGGGCCGGAATCCTTGTGCGACCTGACGGAAGTCACTTCGTCATAGTGCCCCAGTCGCGGCGGCGGTGAACCGGGAACGGCGCGGGGCGCGGTGCACTCCGCCCTGTCGGGTCAGTGGCCGGCCCGGCCCGGGCGGGACAGGCCGGGGCCCGGCCGGCCGGCATTTGCGACGGTTCCGGGGCCGCCCTCATACGGGATGCGGCGTCGTATACGGCCTTGTTTGGGACGTGCAGGTGGGCGGGGGGCGGCGGAGAGGGTAGCGTGCGTAGCGCGCCACCGGCGGTTGTTCTCGGCCGCGCGCCTATCGGCGATCCCGCAGAATGGATAGCAGAAGGTGCGCCCGAGGAAGGCACAACGGGTGTGGACGTCGACGCGGCCCCCAGGTCCGCTCCGCCCGCATCCGTCATGGCCGGAATCGATGGATGTGCTGGCGCGCTCGTGAGACTGGCGTAGGAGAGAAGCGAGACCTGTGAGTGCTGCGACGACGCGAAGCCGTACGGCCCGTACCCCTGTCCCGGACCGTCTGTGCGCCGAGGCGGTAGACCTCGCACGCGCGGCGGCCGAGGAGGCAGCCGCGCCGGGGGTCGTCGGTGAGCATGTGGGCCTGGTCTCCGAGGGGGACCGGGTCGTCACGCACTTCTTCGAGTGCAAGGAGCCGGGGTACCGGGGCTGGCGCTGGGCGGTGACCGTCGCGCGGGCGTCCCGCGCGAAGAACGTCACCCTCGACGAGACGGTGCTGCTGCCCGGCAGCGATGCGCTCCTCGCCCCGGAGTGGGTGCCGTGGAGCGAGCGGCTGCGGCCCGGGGACATGGGGCCGGGCGATCTGCTGCCCACCGAGGCGGACGACATCCGCCTGGAGCCCGGCTACTCCGGCGAGGACGAGCCGGCGCCGAACTCCGCGGTTTCCGAGGTGTCCGGGGAGCTGGCCGACCTCGTCGACGCGGAGGACGCTGAGCTGACGACGCGCCCCGCGGCGACGAGCCGGGGCTCGATCGAGGCGGTCGCGGAGGAGCTCGGCATGCGCCGGGCGCGGGTGCTGTCGCGGTACGGGCTGCATACGGCGGCCGACCGGTGGGACGAGGCGTTCGGCGCGAAGACGCCGATGGCCCAGGCGGCTCCGGCGTCGTGCGTCACGTGTGCGTTCCTGGTGCCGCTGGCGGGGTCGCTGAAGCAGGCGTTCGGGGTGTGCGCGAACGAGTTCGGTCCTGCGGACGGGCATGTGGTGTCGCTGTCGTACGGGTGCGGTGGGCATTCGGAGGCGGCGGTGATGCCGAAGCCGCCGAAGCCGGCGCCGCATGCGCTGGACACGATGCAGGTGGATGAGTATCCGTTGCGCCCGGCGCGGGATTCCGGGTCGGTTCCGGCGGAGCCGGACGGTCCTACCGAGGATCTCGGCCACTCCTGACGGGGAGGGGTGCGGGGATTCCGGGTTTTCCGGCGCGCCCGGCCGTCGGGCCTGCGGGTTCTTATGGCGGACCGGTTTTGTCCTCAATCGCCGGGCAGGCTGGTTCTTCGCCGGACGGGCCGGTTTTCGGCGTTTGAGGACGGAACCGGGGCCGTGGTGCGTGGTGCGGCAGAATCCGGCCTTGCCGCGGGCAACCCCGCAGACGTGGTTCCCCCTCAGGCGTGAGGACCCGGTAGCTTCGGGCGCACACTGGCGGCACGGGCAACGCGTAACCGGAAAGAGCGGAGTCAGAGCGTGAGCATGAATGCGACCGAGGGGGCCGACCCGTTCGGGACCGCACGGCTGCGGCGCGGTGTGCTCGACGCCTGGGGCGCGGGCCCCGCCAGGTTCCGGGAGGACGCCAACGCCGAGGAGGACCTCGCGCTCGGCGGCTACCGCGACCGCCTCGTCGTCGAGCTGGCCCAGAACGCCGCCGACGCCGCCGCCCGCGCACAGGTCCCCGGCCGGCTCCGTCTCACCCTTCACCCGGCGACCGCGGACGCCCCCGCCGTGCTCGCCGCCGCCAATACCGGCGCCGCCCTCGACGCCACCGGCGTGGAGTCGCTCTCCACCCTGCGCGCCTCCGCCAAGCGCGAGGGCCACGAGGGCGCCGTGGGCAGGTTCGGCGTCGGGTTCGCCGCCGTGCTCGCGGTGAGCGACGAGCCCGCCGTCGTCGGCCGGCACGGCGGCGTCCGCTGGTCCCTCGCCGAGGCCCGCGACCTTGCCGCGCGGACGGCCGTCGCCAGCCCCGGCCTCGGCGACGAGCTGCGCCGCCGCGACGGCCACGTGCCCCTGCTGCGGCTCCCGCTGCCCGCCGAGGGCACCGCACCCGACGGGTACGACACCGTCGTCGTCCTCCCGCTGCGCGACGGCGGCGCCGAGGACCTCGTGGTCCGGCTGCTCGACGCGGTCGACGACGCGCTCCTGCTCACCCTGCGCGGCATCAGCGAGATCGTGATCGAAACCCCGGACGCCGTACGGACGTTGCGCCGCTCGCAGCACGGCCCGTACACCCACGTCGAGGACTCCGCGCACGGCACGCACCGCTGGCGGACCGTCACCCACCACGGCCCCGTCGAGCCCGCCCTGCTCGCCGACCGGCCCCGCGAGGAACGGCTGCGACCGCACTGGTCGGTCACCTGGGCGGTCCCGGTGGACACCGAGGGCGCCCCGGTACGCCCCCGTACCGTCCCCGTCGTCCACGCGCCGACCCCCACCGACGAACCCCTCGGCATCCCCGCGCTGCTCATCGCGTCGCTGCCGCTCGACACCACCCGCCGCCACCCCGCGGCAGGACCGCTGACCGACTTCCTGGTGCAGCGCGCGGCCGACGCGTACGCCGAACTGCTCGCCGACTGGCAGCCGGTGTCCATCGACACCATCGACCTCGTCCCCGGGCCGCTCGGCAAGGGCGAACTGGACGGCGCCCTGCGCGGCGCGATCCTGGCGCGGCTGCCGCGCGTCGCCTTCCTGGAGCCCGCCGCCCCGCGCGAGCCCACCACCGAGACGGACCGGTGGGACAGCTGGGACGCGGAGGCGGACGGCATCCGCGCTACGACCACCACCGCGCTGCGCCCCATCGAGGCCGAGGTGCTGGAGGGCGTCGGCGCCGAGACCGTACGGGTGCTCGCCGAGGTCCTGCCGTGCCTGCTGCCCGCCGGACTGGAGCGCCGCAGCGAACTGCGCACCCTCGGGATCGCCCGCGTCCCGCTGACCGAGGCGATCGACCGGCTCGCCGGTCTGGAGCGCGACCCCGGATGGTGGCGGCGGCTCTACGAGAGCCTGTCCGGCATCGACCCGGACCGCCTTTCCGGCCTCCCCGTCCCGCTGGCCGGGACAGATCTCCCCGTCCCGTCGGCCGGGGCCGAGCCGTCGGACTCCGGGATTCCGGTCGCCCCCCGCACCACCATCGGCCCCCGCCAGGTCCTCCTCCCGCTCCCGGGCGCGCTCACAGGCCCCGTCCTGGAACGTCTCGCCCGGCTCGGGCTGAAGGTCGCGCACCCGGACGCCGCCCATCCGCTGCTGGAGAAGCTCGGCGCCCTGCCCGCCACCCCGCGCGCCGTGCTGACGACCCCGCAGGTGCGGGCCGCCGTCGCCGGATCGCTGGACGCGGGCGAGATCTGGGACGAGGACGCGCTGGACGCCGACGAGCTCGCCGAGACCGTCCTCACCCTCGTACGGGACGCCGAACTGGCCCCCGGCGACGAGCCCTGGCTCGGTGCGCTCGCCCTCCCCGACGAGGACGGCGAACCCGCGCCCGCCGGTGAACTCGTGCTGCCGGGAAGCCCCTTCGCATCCATCATGCGGGAAGGCGAACTGGCGCTCTGCGACCAGGAGTTGACCGACCACTGGGGCGAGCAGCCGCTCACCGCCTGTGGAGTGCTCGCCACCTTCGCCCTCGTGCGGGCCACCGATGTCGTCCTGGACCCGGACGAACTGGAGCCCCGCGAGGGCGACTTCGCCGAGCCCGACGACGCCGGACTGCTCGACGCCGTGGACGTGTGGTGCGAGGACATCCTCGACCGGCTGCCCGACACCCCGGTGCCGCCGGTCGCCACCGAACTCGTCGCCGTACGCGATCTCGACCTCGTCGACGACGACGCGTGGCCGCAGGCCCTCGCCCTGCTCGCCCGGCCGCCGCTGCGCGACGCGCTGACCCAGCCGGTGCGGGTGCTGCTGCCCGACGGCACGACGCAGTCGGTCCGCCCGTACACGGCCTGGTGGCTGCGCGACCACCCCGTGCTCGACGGCCGCCGCCCCGCCGGTCTGCGCGCGGCG
This sequence is a window from Streptomyces sp. NBC_01217. Protein-coding genes within it:
- a CDS encoding FecCD family ABC transporter permease, which gives rise to MSAAAPRRPRRALATAAAVAALLVAILLSLAVGARSIPPSEVIDALLHGGHSDAAEVIRNMRVPRTLIGLMVGAALALAGTVLQGITRNPIADPGILGISQGASVGVVLAIAYAGVHTLTGYVWFGFAGAAIASVAVYAIASSGRGGATPVKLALGGAAINALLVSVTMAVLTTKASALDEFRFWQVGSIAGREADVAQQIWPFVLIGTVLVLSVARGLDALALGEDVAKGLGQKVATVRIVGGVGATVLTGVGVAAAGPIAFIGLAVPHIARAIVGGDHRWVLPMAALIGPVMLLVSDVIGRIVFPPSEVPAGVMTALIGVPFLVTLVRRKAVPA
- a CDS encoding HAD family hydrolase gives rise to the protein MDPMPAHSLTVGFDLDMTLIDSRPGIKAAYLALSAETGTPIDADLVVSRLGPPVDHELRNWFPADAVAATADRYREIYPTHAIVPSPALPGARESIAAIRERGGRVIVVTAKNGPSAELHLAHLGIESDAVIGGLWAEAKGVALREHGADVYVGDHTGDVRGARTAGALSVAVTTGPCDAEELRAAGADVVLSTLTEFPSWLNGYVQAKSSPSGV
- a CDS encoding sacsin N-terminal ATP-binding-like domain-containing protein, whose product is MNATEGADPFGTARLRRGVLDAWGAGPARFREDANAEEDLALGGYRDRLVVELAQNAADAAARAQVPGRLRLTLHPATADAPAVLAAANTGAALDATGVESLSTLRASAKREGHEGAVGRFGVGFAAVLAVSDEPAVVGRHGGVRWSLAEARDLAARTAVASPGLGDELRRRDGHVPLLRLPLPAEGTAPDGYDTVVVLPLRDGGAEDLVVRLLDAVDDALLLTLRGISEIVIETPDAVRTLRRSQHGPYTHVEDSAHGTHRWRTVTHHGPVEPALLADRPREERLRPHWSVTWAVPVDTEGAPVRPRTVPVVHAPTPTDEPLGIPALLIASLPLDTTRRHPAAGPLTDFLVQRAADAYAELLADWQPVSIDTIDLVPGPLGKGELDGALRGAILARLPRVAFLEPAAPREPTTETDRWDSWDAEADGIRATTTTALRPIEAEVLEGVGAETVRVLAEVLPCLLPAGLERRSELRTLGIARVPLTEAIDRLAGLERDPGWWRRLYESLSGIDPDRLSGLPVPLAGTDLPVPSAGAEPSDSGIPVAPRTTIGPRQVLLPLPGALTGPVLERLARLGLKVAHPDAAHPLLEKLGALPATPRAVLTTPQVRAAVAGSLDAGEIWDEDALDADELAETVLTLVRDAELAPGDEPWLGALALPDEDGEPAPAGELVLPGSPFASIMREGELALCDQELTDHWGEQPLTACGVLATFALVRATDVVLDPDELEPREGDFAEPDDAGLLDAVDVWCEDILDRLPDTPVPPVATELVAVRDLDLVDDDAWPQALALLARPPLRDALTQPVRVLLPDGTTQSVRPYTAWWLRDHPVLDGRRPAGLRAASGDPRLAGLYDSADATGFDDAQVLRALGVRTSVAALLDEPGGAAELLGRLADEDREVGPVQLHSLYTALADLDPEQVTLPDELRAVVDGEARVVDAADAVIADAPDLLPLTGGLPLLPVAPTRAAELTELFQVRRLGESVEAQVTTEGEEHRVPDSVRVLLGAGTPEAYIEHGELRAGGVELDWRRTPDGTVHAATLEGVAAGLAWAAGQWPRRFEVAALLEDPSRTEELARDRWFD
- a CDS encoding cold-shock protein, whose translation is MPTGKVKWFNSEKGFGFLSRDDGGDVFVHSSVLPDGVDALKPGQRVEFGVVAGQRGDQALSVVILDPTPSVAAAQRRKPDELASIVQDLTTLLENITPMLERGRYPDKAAGKKIGGLLRAVADQLDV
- a CDS encoding MFS transporter, which produces MTSVRSHKDSGPLRRTGRTIGHALHTPFTGTAKGIRKATHAHGAGESGLGKLIELHAVNGAGDVMITIALASTVFFSVPTDEARGRVALYLAVTMAPFTLLAPVIGPLLDHLPHGRRAAMAAAMLARAVLALTMSGAVATGGLELYPAALGVLVCSKAYGVVRSAVVPRLLPPRFSLVKANSRVTLAGLLATGVAAPIGAGLHTIGSPWPLYGACVIFIGGTVLAFTLPHKVDSAKGERKAHLVTPHGVTTPRPETKRNGKAGGRTNGKTKARERNGEKRPGLRSVGPSVLNGLQANTAHRALSGFLIFFLAFLLREHPLAGQSAAVSLGIVGVAAGVGNALGTAVGSWLRARGPEVIVASVLALALGVAVLAALFFSTVMVAALSATAGFTQALSKLSLDAMIQRDVPEEVRTSAFARSETVLQMAWVVGGGIGIALPLNGVLGMSVAAGILALGAATSVRGLLSAARRGSPHPRVA
- a CDS encoding DUF3027 domain-containing protein produces the protein MSAATTRSRTARTPVPDRLCAEAVDLARAAAEEAAAPGVVGEHVGLVSEGDRVVTHFFECKEPGYRGWRWAVTVARASRAKNVTLDETVLLPGSDALLAPEWVPWSERLRPGDMGPGDLLPTEADDIRLEPGYSGEDEPAPNSAVSEVSGELADLVDAEDAELTTRPAATSRGSIEAVAEELGMRRARVLSRYGLHTAADRWDEAFGAKTPMAQAAPASCVTCAFLVPLAGSLKQAFGVCANEFGPADGHVVSLSYGCGGHSEAAVMPKPPKPAPHALDTMQVDEYPLRPARDSGSVPAEPDGPTEDLGHS
- a CDS encoding futalosine hydrolase, producing MRVLVVTAVPAERDAVTRAFGEVSGPAGHEVPGSQVHRVACNSGFAVVDVLAGGVGPAAAAAATAFALASAPGPYDLVISAGIGGGFAPQAPVGSLVVASGIVAADLGAETPEGFVPVTGLGFGRERFTPPPAQVADVATATGALTAEILTVSTVTGSAARTAALLSAHPRAAAEAMEGFGVAEAAERTAVPVLELRAISNAVGPRDRDGWRIGEALAALTGAFGKIVPVLEGWTHHDRHNW
- a CDS encoding 1,4-dihydroxy-6-naphthoate synthase, with amino-acid sequence MTDTTGNQSRPLDIAFSPCPNDTFVFDAWAHGRVPGAPALDVTFADIDITNKMAERGELDVLKVSYAVLPWVLDEYALLPCGGALGRGCGPLVLTKEAGTDLTGKTVAVPSERSTAYLLFRLWAAEVVPDGVGEIVVMPFDEIMPAVRDGKVDAGLVIHEARFTYQNYGLHNLADMGRHWEETTGLPIPLGAIIAKRSLGADTLKLLAESVRTSVRMAWDDPEASRPYVLEHAQEMDPAVADQHIGLYVNEFTADLGEDGYAAIRGLLTRAAAEGLVPPLGPDALSFV
- a CDS encoding DUF2771 domain-containing protein; the encoded protein is MTVAFFSGKGRRIGVALGAVSAGLLVLSACDKPTPLATVTVGGNSVSTEAACYNDGEPLKTSEIQGCLNKKAEKSVKVAMDDKVRFGVDPEIADNGWTLFINGQQAEQEPYKRTYRSIPGSAFFSSQTGETTDKTQISIVETKGKKLTGIWHFELKKTS
- a CDS encoding FecCD family ABC transporter permease codes for the protein MSDTTLRVRPSGYHVLRIGARGRFLLHRRAAVVAAVLVVLLAAVCVAYLCVGESFVAPGEVVKVILGQPSPDELVVGTLRLPRMVVGLLVGAAFGIAGALIQTVARNPLASPDIIGISQGAGALTVGAMTFGVTSYTVLPYLSVIGGVAAAALVYVFAWRGGLHATRFVLIGIGFAIALRSVTTLFLTKGDYLVAQQAQIWMTGSLNGRGWSEAAPIGWTLLILLPAALWAARAQRTVSLDDDTATALGVRLGRVRLGLVALGVILASVATGTAGPVDFVALLAPQIARRMTRTAQIPLLCSALLGALIVVFADLLARKLFSPTELPVGVLTAAVGAPYLIWLIIRGHGGGRGRSGGTA